One stretch of Lemur catta isolate mLemCat1 chromosome 2, mLemCat1.pri, whole genome shotgun sequence DNA includes these proteins:
- the VKORC1 gene encoding vitamin K epoxide reductase complex subunit 1 isoform X2, whose protein sequence is MGTTWGSPGWVRLALCLAGLALSLYALHVKAARARDPDYRALCDVGTAISCSRVFSSRLPTGTLGLYPAGVEFLGVSGWFCLPGLDPVLRAL, encoded by the exons ATGGGCACCACCTGGGGGAGCCCCGGCTGGGTGCGGCTCGCGCTCTGCCTGGCCGGCTTGGCGCTCTCGCTCTACGCGCTGCACGTGAAGGCGGCGCGCGCCCGGGACCCAGATTACCGGGCGCTCTGCGACGTGGGCACAGCCATCAGCTGTTCGCGCGTCTTCTCCTCCAG GTTGCCTACGGGGACGCTGGGCCTCTATCCTGCTGGTGTTGAGTTCCTTGGTGTCTCTGGCTGGTTCTGTCTACCTGGCCTGGATCCTGTTCTTCGTGCTTTATGA
- the VKORC1 gene encoding vitamin K epoxide reductase complex subunit 1 isoform X1 — protein sequence MGTTWGSPGWVRLALCLAGLALSLYALHVKAARARDPDYRALCDVGTAISCSRVFSSRWGRGFGLVEHMLGQDSVLNQSNSIYGCLFYTLQLLLGCLRGRWASILLVLSSLVSLAGSVYLAWILFFVLYDFCFVCITTYAINVGLMLLSFRGLQKPQDKVKGH from the exons ATGGGCACCACCTGGGGGAGCCCCGGCTGGGTGCGGCTCGCGCTCTGCCTGGCCGGCTTGGCGCTCTCGCTCTACGCGCTGCACGTGAAGGCGGCGCGCGCCCGGGACCCAGATTACCGGGCGCTCTGCGACGTGGGCACAGCCATCAGCTGTTCGCGCGTCTTCTCCTCCAG GTGGGGCCGGGGCTTCGGGCTGGTAGAGCACATGCTGGGACAGGACAGTGTCCTCAATCAATCCAACAGCATATACGGTTGCCTCTTCTACACACTACAGCTGCTGTTAG GTTGCCTACGGGGACGCTGGGCCTCTATCCTGCTGGTGTTGAGTTCCTTGGTGTCTCTGGCTGGTTCTGTCTACCTGGCCTGGATCCTGTTCTTCGTGCTTTATGATTTCTGCTTCGTTTGCATCACCACCTATGCCATCAATGTGGGCCTGATGTTGCTAAGTTTCCGGGGGCTCCAAAAACCCCAGGACAAGGTTAAGGGGCACTGA